One Micromonospora sp. FIMYZ51 genomic window carries:
- a CDS encoding SRPBCC domain-containing protein: MVLHDTFTISRHLDVPPEEVFAAFADTALRQRWFRLPGRDAWYEHDFRVGGGEAAGSTFTSLDSPPERLEYRSRYIDITGMHRIVYGYESIVDDELRWTALTTVRLAEEPGGTRLDWTEQATFVRYTGDGGNDLAHLRGATVLRLNGLDAALRPGPSRQARPGASRQD; the protein is encoded by the coding sequence ATGGTCCTGCACGACACCTTCACGATCTCGCGACACCTCGACGTACCACCGGAGGAGGTCTTCGCGGCGTTCGCCGACACGGCGCTGCGACAACGCTGGTTCCGACTGCCAGGCCGCGACGCCTGGTACGAACACGACTTCCGGGTCGGCGGTGGTGAGGCGGCGGGCAGCACCTTCACCAGCCTGGACAGCCCGCCGGAGCGGTTGGAGTACCGGTCGCGGTACATCGACATCACGGGCATGCACCGGATCGTGTACGGCTACGAGAGCATCGTCGACGACGAGTTGCGATGGACCGCGCTAACCACCGTCCGGCTCGCCGAGGAACCGGGCGGAACCCGTCTGGACTGGACGGAACAGGCGACCTTCGTCCGGTACACCGGAGACGGCGGCAACGACCTGGCACATCTGCGCGGTGCGACCGTACTGCGGCTCAACGGCCTGGACGCCGCGCTGCGCCCCGGGCCATCCCGCCAAGCGCGACCCGGAGCATCCCGGCAAGACTGA
- a CDS encoding 4-hydroxybenzoate 3-monooxygenase yields MRTQVGIVGAGPAGLMLSHLLHRQGISSVVLESRSREYVEHRLRAGVLEQGSVDLLRKTGLGTRLDREGMRHEGIELRFDGESHRVPMTELTGRAITVYGQQEVVKDLIAARLDAGGTILFEAPADRLSGLDNAPVIHFRHQGRDEELHCDFVVGCDGYHGISRPAVPEGVLTTYERTYPFAWLGVLAAAPPAVEELIYAHHERGFALYSMRSPQISRLYLQVPADEDIADWPDERIWAELRTRLETVPDWTLNEGPILEKSITPLRSLVVEPMQWQRLYLAGDAVHIVPPTGAKGMNLALADVALLGDAFAAWYADGSTDLLDDYSRTALRRVWRAQQFSWWMTSMLHQLDADDPYAAKLQSATLRYVTTSRSYATSLAENYVGLPEV; encoded by the coding sequence ATGCGTACCCAGGTCGGCATCGTCGGAGCGGGACCCGCCGGTCTCATGCTGTCGCACCTGCTGCATCGACAGGGCATCTCCTCGGTGGTGCTGGAGAGCCGCAGCCGGGAGTACGTGGAACACCGCCTGCGCGCCGGGGTGCTCGAACAGGGTTCGGTCGACCTGCTGCGCAAGACCGGCCTGGGCACCCGCCTGGACCGGGAGGGGATGCGGCACGAGGGCATCGAGCTGCGCTTCGACGGCGAGTCGCACCGGGTGCCGATGACCGAGCTGACCGGCCGGGCGATCACCGTGTACGGCCAGCAGGAGGTGGTCAAGGACCTGATCGCCGCCCGACTCGACGCGGGCGGGACGATCCTGTTCGAGGCACCGGCCGACCGGCTGTCCGGGCTGGACAACGCGCCGGTGATTCACTTCCGGCACCAGGGCCGCGACGAGGAGCTGCACTGCGACTTCGTGGTCGGCTGCGACGGCTACCACGGGATCAGCCGACCGGCCGTGCCCGAGGGCGTGCTGACCACCTACGAGCGGACGTACCCGTTCGCTTGGCTTGGCGTCCTCGCCGCCGCGCCGCCCGCGGTGGAGGAACTCATCTACGCCCACCACGAGCGGGGTTTCGCGCTCTACAGCATGCGCTCGCCGCAGATCTCCCGGCTCTACCTCCAGGTGCCGGCCGACGAGGACATCGCCGACTGGCCGGACGAGCGGATCTGGGCCGAGCTGCGGACCCGGTTGGAGACGGTGCCGGACTGGACGCTCAACGAGGGGCCGATCCTGGAAAAGTCGATCACCCCGCTGCGCAGCCTGGTGGTCGAGCCGATGCAGTGGCAACGCCTCTACCTGGCCGGCGACGCGGTGCACATCGTCCCGCCGACCGGCGCCAAGGGCATGAACCTTGCGCTTGCCGACGTCGCCCTGCTCGGCGACGCCTTCGCCGCCTGGTACGCCGACGGCAGCACCGACCTGCTCGACGACTACTCCCGCACCGCACTGCGCCGGGTCTGGCGGGCCCAGCAGTTCTCCTGGTGGATGACCTCGATGCTGCACCAGCTCGACGCCGACGACCCGTACGCGGCGAAGCTCCAGTCGGCGACCCTGCGCTACGTCACCACCTCCCGCTCCTACGCCACCAGCCTCGCCGAAAACTACGTCGGCCTGCCTGAGGTGTAA
- a CDS encoding IclR family transcriptional regulator, which translates to MTSRVLAVLGAFDAAHPALTLSDIARRSGLPLATTHRLVAELVTGRALARAADGRYTIGVRLWEAGLLSPLHTRLREVALPYLQELYDTVRENVHLAVWDGDEALYVEKVTGHRSVPTISRAGGRLPLHATGVGKALLAFAPPEVLAAHLRRPLRRCTAYTVTEPGRLARDLATVRERGWARTHEEMTLGSCSVAVPVRDADGAVVAAIGVAGHSLGAIPQRLVPALRAAADGVAARLAETAHDHARATNEWHPGAGTPLVP; encoded by the coding sequence GTGACCTCGCGGGTGTTGGCCGTGCTGGGCGCGTTCGACGCGGCCCACCCGGCGCTGACGCTCAGCGACATCGCCCGGCGCAGCGGGCTGCCGCTGGCCACCACGCACCGGCTGGTCGCCGAACTGGTGACCGGCCGGGCGTTGGCCCGCGCCGCCGACGGCAGGTACACCATCGGCGTACGGCTGTGGGAGGCCGGGCTGCTCTCGCCACTGCACACCCGGCTGCGCGAAGTGGCCCTGCCCTACCTCCAGGAGCTGTACGACACCGTACGGGAAAACGTGCACCTGGCGGTCTGGGACGGTGACGAGGCGCTGTACGTGGAGAAGGTCACCGGGCACCGGTCGGTGCCGACCATCTCCCGGGCCGGCGGCCGGCTGCCGCTGCACGCCACCGGCGTCGGCAAGGCGCTGCTGGCGTTCGCCCCGCCCGAGGTCCTCGCCGCCCACCTGCGCCGACCGTTGCGGCGCTGCACGGCGTACACGGTGACCGAGCCGGGACGGCTGGCCCGCGACCTGGCCACCGTACGGGAACGCGGCTGGGCACGGACCCACGAGGAGATGACCCTCGGCTCCTGCTCGGTCGCCGTACCGGTCCGCGACGCCGACGGGGCCGTGGTCGCCGCGATCGGCGTCGCCGGGCACAGCCTCGGCGCCATTCCGCAGCGGCTCGTGCCGGCGCTGCGGGCAGCGGCCGACGGGGTCGCCGCCCGGTTGGCCGAGACGGCACATGATCACGCTCGGGCCACGAACGAGTGGCATCCGGGCGCGGGGACCCCACTCGTTCCCTGA
- a CDS encoding benzaldehyde dehydrogenase — protein MSLLDTGTWHGTLYSDGWVQPAGGTAAVRSPATGEEIGLVGVADADDVARACARAAAAQRAWAATSYSERAAVLRRAGALWEQHAAEVGDWVVRESGSIPPKGVLETSTAAQECYEAATLPSQPLGEIIPSAQPRLSLARRLPVGVVGVISPFNAPLILAIRSVAPALALGNAVVLKPDLRTAVCGGLAIARVFEEAGLPEGLLHVLPGPVATGEALVADPHVRVISFTGSSAAGRKVGEAAARHLKRAHLELGGNSALVVLDDADLDLAVSAGAWGSFLHQGQICMTTGRHLVHESLAERYVTELAAKADHLPVGDPAKEQVALGPIIDETQRDKIHSLVTASVDAGARLAAGGTYDGLFYRPTVLAEVTPQTPAYAQEVFGPVAPVLSFTDLDEAAALAGASEYGLSLGILSRDVTKAMALAERIPSGIVHINDQTVSDEAVAPFGGVGASGTGSRFGGAAANIEAFTETQWLTVQGDISRYPF, from the coding sequence ATGTCCCTGCTCGACACTGGAACCTGGCACGGCACCCTCTACAGCGACGGCTGGGTCCAGCCGGCCGGCGGCACCGCCGCGGTCCGCTCGCCCGCCACCGGTGAGGAGATCGGCCTGGTCGGCGTGGCCGACGCCGACGACGTGGCGCGGGCCTGCGCCCGGGCCGCCGCCGCGCAGCGGGCCTGGGCCGCGACCAGCTACTCCGAACGGGCCGCCGTGCTGCGCCGGGCCGGCGCACTCTGGGAACAGCACGCCGCCGAGGTCGGCGACTGGGTGGTCCGCGAGTCCGGGTCGATCCCGCCGAAGGGCGTCCTGGAGACCAGCACCGCCGCGCAGGAGTGCTACGAGGCCGCGACGCTGCCCTCGCAGCCGCTCGGCGAGATCATCCCGAGCGCCCAGCCCCGGCTGAGCCTGGCCCGCCGGCTGCCGGTCGGCGTGGTGGGGGTCATCTCGCCGTTCAACGCCCCGCTGATCCTGGCGATCCGCTCGGTCGCCCCGGCGCTGGCCCTGGGTAACGCGGTGGTGCTCAAGCCGGACCTGCGCACCGCGGTCTGCGGCGGGCTGGCCATCGCCCGGGTCTTCGAGGAGGCCGGGCTGCCCGAGGGCCTGCTGCACGTGCTGCCCGGTCCGGTGGCGACCGGTGAGGCGCTGGTCGCCGACCCGCACGTCCGGGTGATCAGCTTCACCGGATCGAGCGCGGCCGGCCGCAAGGTCGGCGAGGCCGCCGCCCGGCATCTGAAGCGGGCCCACCTGGAACTGGGCGGCAACTCCGCGCTTGTCGTGCTCGACGACGCCGACCTGGACCTCGCCGTCTCGGCCGGCGCCTGGGGGTCCTTCCTGCACCAGGGGCAGATCTGCATGACCACCGGCCGGCACCTGGTGCACGAGAGCCTCGCCGAGCGGTACGTGACCGAACTGGCCGCCAAGGCCGACCACCTGCCGGTCGGCGACCCGGCCAAGGAGCAGGTGGCGCTCGGGCCGATCATCGACGAGACGCAGCGCGACAAGATCCATTCGCTGGTCACGGCGAGCGTGGACGCGGGCGCCCGACTGGCGGCCGGTGGCACGTACGACGGGCTGTTCTACCGGCCGACCGTGCTCGCCGAGGTCACCCCGCAAACGCCCGCGTACGCACAGGAGGTCTTCGGCCCGGTCGCCCCGGTGCTCAGCTTCACCGACCTGGACGAGGCCGCCGCGCTGGCCGGCGCCAGCGAGTACGGGTTGTCGCTGGGCATCCTCAGCCGGGACGTGACGAAGGCGATGGCGCTTGCCGAACGGATCCCGAGCGGCATCGTGCACATCAACGACCAGACCGTCAGCGACGAGGCGGTGGCGCCCTTCGGTGGGGTCGGCGCGTCCGGCACCGGTTCCCGCTTCGGTGGGGCGGCGGCCAACATCGAAGCGTTCACCGAGACGCAGTGGCTGACCGTGCAGGGCGACATCAGCCGCTACCCGTTCTGA
- a CDS encoding ABC transporter ATP-binding protein: MTGTAPETILDVRAVRKVYEGHGRRVTAIRELTFTVGQGELVCVVGPSGAGKTTLLKCIAGLLAPTSGQVVLEGAAVTGPPPGMAVVFQEYGRSLFPWMTVRGNVELPLKQKKLPRARRLELLHQSLDAVGLSDVHGAYPWQLSGGMQQRVAIARAIAYEPHILLMDEPFAAVDAQTRADLEDLVRSLWQRLGVTTLFVTHDIDEAVYLGQRVLVLSAAPTVVLDDVTVDLPAERDQLSTRSSARFAELRRHIFAQIQRAKTYHRTNPLTTNGGT; this comes from the coding sequence ATGACCGGGACCGCCCCCGAGACGATCCTCGACGTGCGCGCCGTGCGCAAGGTGTACGAGGGACACGGCCGCCGCGTGACGGCGATCCGCGAGCTGACCTTCACCGTCGGCCAGGGCGAGTTGGTCTGTGTGGTCGGCCCGTCCGGCGCCGGCAAGACCACCCTGCTCAAGTGCATCGCCGGACTGCTCGCCCCGACCAGCGGGCAGGTGGTGCTGGAGGGCGCGGCGGTCACCGGGCCACCGCCGGGGATGGCGGTGGTCTTCCAGGAGTACGGCCGCAGCCTGTTCCCGTGGATGACCGTACGGGGCAACGTCGAGCTGCCGCTGAAGCAGAAGAAGCTACCCCGGGCGCGCCGGCTGGAGCTGCTGCACCAGTCACTTGACGCGGTCGGCCTGAGCGACGTGCACGGCGCGTACCCGTGGCAGCTCTCCGGCGGCATGCAGCAGCGCGTCGCCATCGCCCGGGCCATCGCGTACGAGCCGCACATCCTGCTGATGGACGAGCCGTTCGCCGCAGTCGACGCGCAGACCCGGGCGGACCTGGAGGATCTGGTCCGGTCGCTGTGGCAGCGGCTCGGCGTGACCACCCTGTTCGTCACCCACGACATCGACGAGGCGGTCTATCTCGGCCAGCGGGTGCTGGTGCTCTCCGCCGCACCGACGGTGGTGCTCGACGACGTCACCGTCGACCTGCCCGCCGAACGGGACCAACTCTCCACCCGCTCGTCGGCCCGCTTCGCCGAACTTCGTCGGCACATCTTCGCGCAGATCCAGCGGGCCAAGACGTACCACCGCACGAATCCCCTCACCACCAATGGAGGAACCTGA